A window of the Nibribacter ruber genome harbors these coding sequences:
- a CDS encoding family 10 glycosylhydrolase, whose amino-acid sequence MKKIGLLISLFLILLLMTQVRAQELRGTWMARSSFSSKAKIASQMDSLAAANFNVVYVNVWSRGYPLWQSEVFRQHTGISIDPAYTGRDILAEAIAEGHRVGLHVEAWFEYGFVAGYAPSGTTSKGPIFEAHPTWVARTQTGVEKDASNFYWMVHSNPEVQEFLVSLATEIAQKYDVDGIEMDRIRYSSKDYGYDPFTVDLYKKEHNGAEPPVNGADSAWMRWRADKLNQFVALLYDRLKAENPKVNVSSAPSQMGTSTYTAYENLLQDWKWWVNNDKVDNLQMQSYTSNISTYQNWLTYTKNAVSNYQSIYPSFAVNPGTTSLTPAEVVDYLNVNTSLGFKGAALWFYDDLVGKFNYLKNSRFATPMYPPYAAPDWREYKAITAVSNTQDAVRTGAWAESSMLGYQGKSLYGGLEGRVLLDYFVQVPANAWYEVYVYNVPASNRTTAAPYIVYDYTGAITTKTVNQTQPLLAGWNKLSDAYLTAGRRQVVQLTNDNVEAGKLVSADAVMIIRNRRLDASPAPGPLGIEDAVWQQKGGLGLYPNPSTGNFTITGLDQAKRVENIFLMDAAGKLIRQIQDKTPDAMGSLQVNLPGVRPGIYVLKVQQGAHLKTQKIAIR is encoded by the coding sequence ATGAAAAAGATTGGTTTACTCATAAGTCTTTTCCTGATTTTGCTTCTTATGACCCAAGTGAGGGCGCAGGAGTTGAGAGGCACCTGGATGGCACGCTCCTCTTTCAGCAGCAAAGCCAAAATAGCCTCGCAAATGGATAGCCTGGCCGCCGCCAATTTTAACGTGGTCTATGTGAACGTGTGGAGCAGAGGCTACCCGCTGTGGCAGAGTGAGGTGTTCAGGCAGCATACAGGCATTTCCATTGACCCGGCCTACACCGGCCGCGATATTCTGGCAGAGGCCATTGCCGAAGGCCACCGCGTGGGGCTGCACGTAGAGGCTTGGTTTGAGTACGGCTTTGTAGCCGGCTATGCGCCCTCTGGTACCACTTCTAAAGGACCTATTTTTGAGGCCCACCCTACTTGGGTGGCCCGAACCCAAACGGGGGTGGAGAAAGATGCCAGCAACTTCTACTGGATGGTGCACAGCAACCCAGAGGTACAGGAATTTCTGGTAAGCCTGGCCACTGAGATTGCCCAAAAGTATGACGTGGACGGCATTGAGATGGACCGCATCCGGTATTCCAGCAAAGACTACGGGTATGACCCGTTCACGGTAGACTTATACAAGAAGGAGCATAATGGGGCAGAGCCGCCAGTCAATGGGGCAGACTCCGCCTGGATGCGTTGGCGCGCAGATAAACTCAATCAGTTTGTGGCCCTGTTGTATGACAGGCTCAAGGCAGAAAATCCAAAGGTAAACGTGTCCAGTGCGCCCAGCCAGATGGGAACTTCTACCTACACCGCCTATGAGAATCTCTTGCAGGACTGGAAATGGTGGGTGAACAATGATAAAGTAGACAACCTGCAAATGCAGAGTTACACATCCAACATCAGTACGTATCAAAACTGGCTTACCTATACCAAAAACGCCGTCAGCAACTATCAAAGCATTTATCCTTCGTTTGCGGTAAACCCCGGAACTACTTCCCTTACGCCGGCAGAAGTGGTGGACTACTTAAACGTGAACACCTCCTTAGGTTTTAAAGGAGCAGCTCTGTGGTTCTATGACGATTTAGTGGGGAAGTTCAACTACCTGAAAAATTCCCGTTTTGCCACGCCCATGTACCCGCCATACGCCGCCCCAGACTGGCGGGAATACAAGGCCATTACCGCGGTGAGCAATACCCAGGATGCCGTCCGTACCGGTGCCTGGGCCGAGAGCAGCATGCTGGGTTACCAAGGGAAAAGCCTCTACGGTGGTCTGGAAGGAAGAGTTCTGCTGGATTACTTTGTGCAAGTGCCTGCCAACGCCTGGTATGAGGTATATGTATACAATGTGCCGGCTTCCAACAGAACCACGGCCGCTCCCTACATCGTGTACGACTATACCGGAGCCATAACTACCAAAACAGTAAACCAAACGCAACCTTTGCTGGCCGGCTGGAACAAGCTTAGTGACGCCTATCTCACGGCAGGCCGCCGCCAGGTGGTGCAACTGACTAATGACAACGTAGAGGCCGGCAAGTTGGTGAGCGCAGATGCCGTAATGATCATTCGTAACCGCCGGCTGGATGCTTCCCCCGCCCCGGGTCCCTTAGGAATAGAAGATGCGGTTTGGCAGCAGAAAGGTGGCTTAGGTCTCTATCCAAATCCTTCCACGGGCAACTTTACCATCACAGGACTAGACCAGGCAAAAAGAGTAGAAAACATCTTCTTGATGGATGCCGCCGGAAAGCTAATCAGACAGATTCAGGACAAGACACCAGATGCCATGGGTAGCCTGCAAGTGAACCTACCAGGAGTGAGGCCTGGCATCTATGTGCTGAAAGTGCAACAGGGTGCTCACCTGAAGACTCAAAAAATAGCCATCCGGTAG